The Corythoichthys intestinalis isolate RoL2023-P3 chromosome 1, ASM3026506v1, whole genome shotgun sequence genome has a segment encoding these proteins:
- the LOC130923105 gene encoding fibroblast growth factor 19-like has translation MDFDGRLYSSRIYSRDECTFREQILPDGYSVYISVTHGILLSLGNHRQRLQGRDSGVPALAQFLPRINTVDQASTPATRSFSHQTQDTPQTVQSLDTVESFGVLARIIHSPSFHKR, from the exons ATGGATTTTGATGGAAGGCTCTACTCATCA CGCATCTATAGCAGAGATGAATGCACCTTCAGGGAGCAAATCCTGCCAGATGGATACAGTGTCTACATCTCTGTCACACACGGAATACTACTTAGTCTGGGAAACCATCGGCAGCGGCTGCAAGGCAGAGACAGCGGTGTCCCAGCATTGGCTCAGTTCCTTCCTCGAATCAACACTGTGGATCAGGCATCAACTCCAGCGACGCGGTCCTTTTCTCACCAGACCCAGGACACGCCACAAACAGTCCAATCACTTGACACGGTGGAGTCTTTTGGTGTGCTCGCACGGATCATTCATAGCCCCAGCTTCCATAAGCGATGA